In Mus musculus strain C57BL/6J chromosome 1, GRCm38.p6 C57BL/6J, a single genomic region encodes these proteins:
- the Sft2d2 gene encoding vesicle transport protein SFT2B encodes MDKLKKVLSGQDTEDRSGLSEVVEASSLSWGTRIKGFIACFALGILCSVLGTLLLWVPRKGLGLFAVFYTLGNIMSIGSTVFLMGPLKQLKRMFEPTRLIATILVLLCFALTLCSAFLWNKGLALIFCILQSLALTWYSLSYIPYARDAVKKCFAVCLA; translated from the exons ATGGACAAGCTGAAGAAAGTTCTGAGCGGCCAGGACACCGAGGACCGCAGCGGTCTGTCCGAG GTTGTGGAGGCGTCGTCGCTGAGCTGGGGCACCAGAATAAAAGGCTTCATCGCATGCTTTGCTCTGGGAATCCTGTGCTCAGTGCTG GGGACTCTTCTGCTGTGGGTGCCCAGGAAGGGACTCGGCCTCTTTGCAGTGTTTTACACCCTGGGTAACATCATGTCAATTGGGAG TACCGTCTTCCTCATGGGGCCGCTGAAGCAGCTGAAGCGCATGTTTGAGCCTACGCGTCTCATCGCCACAATTCTGGTGCTG CTGTGTTTTGCACTTACCCTGTGTTCTGCCTTTTTG TGGAATAAGGGACTTGCACTCATCTTCTGTATTTTGCAGTCTTTGGCCTTGACGTG gTATAGCCTTTCCTATATACCGTATGCAAG GGATGCCGTGAAGAAGTGCTTTGCTGTGTGTCTTGCATAA